The proteins below are encoded in one region of Malaclemys terrapin pileata isolate rMalTer1 chromosome 8, rMalTer1.hap1, whole genome shotgun sequence:
- the PTGFR gene encoding prostaglandin F2-alpha receptor: MNSSKSPVLDGLGNTTCNAHNKISVFFSIIFMTVGILSNSLAIAILMKAYQRFRQKSKASFLLFASGLVVTDLFGHLINGTIAVFVYASDKDWIRFNQSNILCSVFGICMVFFGLCPLFLGSVMAVERCIGVTKPIFHSTKMTSKHVKMILTTVCLFAVFIALLPILSFRAYQIQASRTWCFYKTEHIEDWEDRFYLLLFSCLGLLALAVSFLCNAVTGITLLRVKFKSQQRQGRSHHFEMIIQLLAIMCVSCICWSPFLVTMANIGINADRSMETCETILVVLRMATWNQILDPWVYILLRKAVLKTLYKIARRCCGMHIMNLHMWELSSIKNSLKVAAISESPVSSKQINQQPFSSTGQ, from the exons ATGAACAGTTCAAAATCACCAGTGCTGGACGGATTAGGAAACACAACCTGCAACGCACACAATAAGATTTCGGTATTCTTTTCAATAATATTCATGACGGTGGGAATTTTATCCAACAGTCTTGCAATAGCAATTCTCATGAAGGCATATCAGAGATTTAGACAGAAATCAAAAGCATCCTTTTTGCTTTTTGCTAGTGGTTTGGTTGTCACAGATCTTTTTGGCCATCTCATCAATGGAACTATTGCCGTGTTTGTGTATGCCTCTGACAAAGACTGGATTCGATTTAATCAATCAAACATTCTCTGCAGTGTTTTTGGCATATGTATGGTATTCTTTGGTCTGTGCCCTCTCTTTCTGGGCAGTGTGATGGCTGTTGAACGTTGCATTGGAGTCACTAAACCAATATTTCATTCTACAAAAATGACTTCTAAACATGTAAAAATGATTTTGACTACGGTATGTCTCTTTGCTGTTTTTATAGCTTTGCTGCCTATTCTTAGCTTTAGAGCATATCAAATTCAAGCATCGAGGACCTGGTGCTTCTATAAAACAGAACATATTGAGGACTGGGAAGACAGATTTTATCTATTACTTTTTTCTTGCCTTGGGTTACTAGCCCTTGCTGTTTCGTTCTTGTGCAATGCTGTCACAGGAATTACTCTCTTAAGAGTCAAATTTAAAAGTCAACAAAGACAAGGCCGATCTCATCATTTTGAAATGATCATTCAGCTATTGGCTATAATGTGTGTCTCTTGCATTTGCTGGAGTCCATTTCTG GTGACAATGGCCAATATTGGAATAAATGCAGATCGTTCAATGGAAACCTGTGAAACAATACTTGTTGTTCTCCGAATGGCAACGTGGAATCAAATATTAGATCCCTGGGTATACATTCTTCTAAGGAAAGCTGTCCTGAAAACCCTCTACAAGATTGCTAGGAGATGCTGTGGAATGCACATCATGAACTTGCATATGTGGGAACTTAGCTCCATCAAGAATTCTTTAAAGGTTGCAGCAATTTCTGAGTCACCAGTTAGTTCCAAACAAATAAATCAACAGCCATTCAGCTCGACAGGGCAATAA